The following proteins are encoded in a genomic region of Leishmania mexicana MHOM/GT/2001/U1103 complete genome, chromosome 25:
- a CDS encoding putative transcription factor, translated as MSSCTHPTSALFVDRQNGRTTCTICGDVVMSDQYELDPIFAQGGRQPASGGGLRGLAGSFRPATSYKGTNTSMIHSHSRPTIDKARREMLNISRQLEISEDTVERALGIYKVALNLNAVSGTRPSVLCACLYAACRRERTSHVIYDFSELNGEDPHTILSQMKYICHATHTEVPVIDPSCYVQRFAEQMDLGPQTTDVVVCALKVLRAMQDDWISCGRRPMGVCAAALLVACYVFGISRTPEQVCGMVRLTSNTIGKRLTEFAATPTARLENIDDYQPSHETLPPAFNDSSRKSTEEDVHASMRELSAIFYELVSEAKTSQPATPERCDKWRRFIMKHCELEGITPLEENLDLKGLSPTQQLHILGLPHTKPIPLEEVARSVKREEHRLLIKREASLQNGSDAGGSMGGMRQGAAAGLLNDADVSSTGIPLYLLPEESLASSLAKTSPAVGYADDGGMHSASAAVGAAAMDSQEQLRWMTDEYTRLLNSNAEVMHLRSDFDFADEDDANGVGGSSGGAAVAPSVSHPTQNQSFSCGLSQLRGGSPLPGTPAEEDPFGFFDRDDEGVRLALEEILYDRERRHALPWEFLVLPRVEEDDCTDILPYLVLDNEERLRRERIGVSLYGEKWKRGRARTDEEIQKLEEARASKRRRRSVIAEPAVDIPTAMERALRGRGAGTVNISQIDELLPGMLEGLEDEPHADWD; from the coding sequence ATGTCGAGCTGCACCCATCCCACCTCTGCCCTCTTCGTAGATCGGCAAAATGGGCGCACGACGTGCACCATCTGCGGCGATGTCGTCATGAGCGACCAGTACGAGCTAGACCCTATCTTCGCCCAGGGCGGTCGACAGCcggccagcggcggcggccttcgCGGTCTTGCCGGCAGCTTCCGCCCCGCCACCTCGTACAAAGGCACCAACACGAGCATGATCCACTCTCACTCCCGCCCCACCATCGACAAAGCCCGCCGAGAGATGCTGAACATCAGCCGGCAGCTCGAGATCAGCGAAGATACGGTGGAGCGTGCCCTCGGCATATACAAGGTGGCGCTCAACCTGAACGCAGTCTCCGGCACACGGCCAAGTGTGCTATGCGCCTGCCTGTACGCGGCATGCCGGCGTGAGCGTACGTCGCACGTCATCTACGACTTCTCCGAGCTCAACGGCGAGGACCCGCACACGATCTTATCGCAGATGAAGTACATCTGCCACGCCACCCACACCGAGGTGCCCGTGATCGACCCGTCGTGCTACGTGCAGCGGTTTGCCGAACAGATGGACCTCGGACCGCAGACGACGGACGTGGTTGTGTGCGCTCTcaaggtgctgcgcgccatgCAGGATGACTGGATTAGCTGTGGCAGGCGACCGatgggtgtgtgcgctgctgctttgcTCGTGGCGTGCTACGTTTTTGGCATTTCACGCACCCCGGAGCAGGTGTGCGGGATGGTGCGACTCACGTCCAACACAATCGGCAAGCGACTGACCGAGTTTGCGGCGACACCAACGGCGCGTCTGGAGAACATCGACGACTATCAGCCATCGCACGAGACCTTGCCGCCAGCCTTCAACGACTCGAGCCGCAAATccaccgaggaggacgtcCACGCGAGTATGCGGGAGCTGTCGGCCATCTTCTACGAGCTTGTCTCCGAGGCGAAGACGTCGCAGCCCGCAACGCCGGAGCGGTGTGACAAGTGGCGCCGGTTCATCATGAAGCACTGCGAGCTGGAGGGCATCAcgccgctggaggagaaTTTGGATCTGAAAGGGCTGTCGCCgacacagcagctgcacataTTGGGTCTGCCGCACACGAAGCCCATCCCGCtagaggaggtggcgcgcagTGTTAAGAGGGAggagcaccgcctcctcatcaAGCGCGAGGCGTCTCTTCagaacggcagcgacgcgggGGGCAGCATGGGTGGCATGCGGCAGGGGGCAGCCGCGGGGCTGCTGAACGATGCGGATGTGTCATCCACTGGTATTCCTCTTTATCTGCTGCCTGAAGAGTCGTTGGCGTCCTCGCTCGCAAAGACGTCGCCAGCGGTGGGGTACGCCGACGACGGAGGCATGCACTCTGCGTCGGCCGCCGTTGGGGCCGCCGCGATGGATtcgcaggagcagctgcggtggaTGACGGATGAGTACACGCGGTTGCTAAACAGCAATGCGGAAGTGATGCACCTGCGCAGCGACTTCGACTTTGCTGACGAGGATGACGCCAATGGGGTTGGTGGTAGCTCTGGaggcgccgcggtggcccCGTCTGTCAGTCACCCTACTCAGAACCAGTCCTTCAGCTGCGGGCTCTCGCAGctacgcggcggcagccctCTGCCGGGAACCCCTGCAGAGGAGGATCCATTCGGGTTCTTTGACCGCGACGACGAGGGGGTCCGTCTAGCGCTGGAGGAGATCCTGTACGACCGCGAGCGGCGACACGCCCTGCCGTGGGAGTTCCTCGTACTACCGCGGGTCGAGGAAGATGACTGCACGGACATCCTGCCCTACCTCGTGCTGGACAACGAGGAGCGCCTCCGACGCGAGCGCATCGGCGTCTCCCTTTACGGCGAAAAATGGAAGCGCGGGCGTGCACGGACGGATGAGGAAATCCAaaagctggaggaggcgcgagcctcgaagcggcgccggcgcagcgttATTGCGGAGCCCGCGGTCGACATACCAACGGCGATGGAGCGGGCGTtgcgcggccgcggcgctggcacgGTGAACATCTCCCAAATCGATGAGCTACTTCCTGGCATGCTGGAGGGGCTCGAGGATGAGCCACACGCGGACTGGGACTGA